The genomic region GCAAGAGCTAATCAAACAAAGAGGCAGCTCTATAGCACCGCTTTCGCTCTATGTGCACATCCCTTTTTGTAAAAACATTTGCTACTACTGCGCCTGTAATAAAATCGTTACTCGTGACAGCACGGTAAGCCGGCGCTATTTAAACTATCTCAATAAAGAGATAGCCATGCAGGCCGAACTGGCCGGACAAGCGCGGCCGGTTACCCAGCTGCATTTTGGTGGCGGCACCCCCACCTTTTTAAACGATGCGGAACTGACTGAGCTTATGCACCACCTAGGCCAGCACTTTAAGCTTAGCGACAGCCCCGACCGTGAATACAGCATAGAAATAGACCCACGCACGGTAAATAAAGATAGGCTCGCGCTATTAAAAGGCTTGGGGTTTAATCGCCTAAGCTTTGGCGTGCAAGATTTTGACCCCGAGGTACAAACAGCTATCAACCGCTGCCAATCCTTTAATATGCTGCTATCGCTAACCAATGCTGCCCGGCTGTATCAATTTAAATCGGTGAGCTACGACCTCATTTATGGCCTACCCAAGCAAAACCTGCAATCGCTCACTAACACCCTAGAGCAGGTACTGGAACTGGCCCCCGACCGCATTACTTTTTACAATTACGCCCACCTACCTGCCCGTTTTAGCAGCCAGCGCGCCATAGACCGCCACACCTTACCCAGCACAGGGCAGCGCCTAGAGATGCTGGCCTTGATTGCCGATGTACTCACCACGGCCGGCTACGTTTATATAGGCATGGACCATTTTGTTAAACCCAATGACGAACTGGCCATCGCCCAACAAGAAGGCCGTTTGCAACGCAACTTCCAAGGCTATTCCACCTGCCTAGCCCCCGACCTAATTGGCTTAGGCGTATCATCCATCAGCTCACTACGCCACAGCTACGCCCAAAACGAAAAAGACCTAGAGCGTTACTACGAACAACTGGATAACAACCGCCTCGCCATTAGCCGCGGCCTGCGTTTAAGCCACGACGACGAAGTTCGCCGCCATATTATTAGCGAGCTTATCTGCAACCTAAACTTGGATATCAAACAAGTAGAGCAACACTTTCAATTATGTTTTTTCGAATATTTTGCCAACATTTTAGAAACACTGAAAACATACCAAAAGGATGGCTTAATCCTTATGGAGAGTGATAAAATCCGCGTCACCTTAGAAGGGCGGTCTATGCTGAGAAATATCTGTATGACTTTTGACCGATATTTAAGCAGCGACGCACAGCCTCGTTACTCAAACACACTGTAACCTTCTTATTTGACCCACAGGATATTGTCAGATTATGGCTGAGAAAAGCGCATTAGCAGGTAATCTATTGAGCAGTAGTGATAAGTCCTGCCCCCACAACCACCAAGTGTCCTGTAACGACTGCCGCCTAGGCAGCATCTGCCTACCACTGGCGATGAAAGATGATGATATCGTCAAGCTGGAAGAGATAGTACAGCGCGGCCGCCCCTTACAAAAAAACGACCATATTTACCGCGCACACGATAAGTTTCACTCCGTGTATGCGGTACGCTCCGGCACCGTCAAAACCTATAGAGTCACCAACGATGGCCAAGAGCAAATTACTGGCTTTTACTTTCCCGGCGAAATTATGGGCATGGATGGCATAGGTTCCGGCAAGTACGCCAACTCAGCCAGAGCATTAGAAACCGCCGCCATCTGCGAAATCCCCTTTGATAGGTTGGAGGCACTCAGCACCGAAGTGCCCAATATGCAACGTCACTTTTTCCAGCTGATGAGCCAAGAGATAACCAGCGATCAACAGCTAATCACTTTGTTGAGTAAAAATTCTGCCGAAGAGCGCATCGCAGCCTTGCTAATTAGCATCTCAGCACGTATGGTGCGCCGCAAACTGTCAGGCACGCAATTTAGGCTGCCTATGTCACGTACCGATATAGGCAATTACCTAGGTTTAACCATAGAAACAGTCAGTCGAGTTTTTAGCCGCTTTAAAAAACAAAACCTTGTTGATGTTGATGGCAAGGAAATTACTCTAAAAGATTTAGAGGCCTTAAGAGAAATCGCTGATATGTAAGCGACAAGCCCCGCAAGATGGCATCTTTTAAGACACGACTCTTTCACAAAAAAAAACCAACCTTTTACCTGGTTTTCACTCAAGGCAACTATAGCCTAAGTGATCAATGGATAGGCTGTTATACATCCTATCTGTATTAACAAAAAACAAACGTTCAAATACATAGGGTTATTTATGAATAATCAGCTTGAGCACCCTGTATACAATTACAAGGTGGTACGCCAGTTTACGATCATGACCGTAGCCTGGGGTGTTATTGGGATGGCCATAGGGGTGCTTATTGCCGCACAGCTGGCCTGGCCTGCGCTAAATTTTGAGACGCCTTGGCTCACCTTTAGCCGTCTGCGTCCACTGCATACCAACACCGTTATTTTTGCCTTTGGTGGCTCAGCATTATTTGCTACCTCACTGTTTGTAGTGCAGCGTACTTGTCAGGCTCGCCTGCTCTCAGACAAGCTCGCCTCCTTTGTCTTTTGGGGCTGGCAACTGGTTATCGTCTCAGCCTTCATATCGCTGCCACTGGGCTACACAACGTCTAAAGAGTACGCCGAGCTAGAATGGCCTATCGACATTTTATTGGCCATTGTCTGGATAGCCTATGCCGTACTATTTTTTGGCACTATCACTAAACGCAAAACCAGCCACATCTATGTCGCCAACTGGTTTTACGGTGCCTTTATCATCACCGTTGCCGTCTTGCACATCGTCAACAGCGCCGCTATCCCGGTAAGCATGATGAAATCTTATTCGGTCTATGCCGGTGCTGCCGATGCCATGGTGCAATGGTGGTACGGACATAACGCAGTAGGTTTCTTCTTAACGGCAGGTTTCTTAGGCATTATGTACTACTTCGTGCCTAAACAAGCGGGTAGACCGGTCTACTCATACCGCTTATCCATTGTGCACTTCTGGGCATTAATTTCGTTATACATATGGGCCGGCCCTCACCACTTACACTACACCGCACTACCTGACTGGGCACAAAGCCTGGGCATGGTGATGTCATTAATCCTCTTAGCACCTAGCTGGGGCGGCATGATTAACGGCATGATGACCTTGAGTGGCGCTTGGCACAAATTGCGCACCGACCCCATCTTGCGCTTCTTGGTCGTGTCTCTATCGTTTTACGGCATGTCGACCTTTGAAGGCCCGATGATGGCGATTAAGACGGTAAACTCACTGTCGCACTACACCGATTGGACCATAGGTCATGTACACGCCGGTGCTTTAGGTTGGGTAGCCATGGTAACTATTGGTGCCATCTATCACTTAGTGCCCGTGATGTTTAACAAAGACGCTATGTACAGCACCCCCTTAATTAATGTGCACTTCTGGCTGGCCACTATAGGCACGGTACTGTACATCAGCTCTATGTGGGTAAACGGTATCTTACAAGGCTTAATGTGGCGCGCGTATAACGCTGACGGCACCTTGACCTATAGTTTTGTAGACTCTGTAGAAGCCAGTTTTCCCGGCTATGTGGTACGCCTCATTGGTGGTATCACCTTCTTTGCGGGCATGCTGTTTATGGCTTACAACGTATGGCAAACCACTCGCAACACTGAAGCAGCAGCGAACAACCCTGCTACTGCAGCCGCTTAAGCGCCGGAGGATAGTTAAAATGAATCATGATTTTGTAGAAAAAAATATTGGTGTCATGTCGGTGTTGGTTATTGTAGCCATCAGCTTTGGTGCTCTAGTAGAAATCGTACCGCTATTTTTCATCAAGCAAACCACTGAGCCGATAGCGGGGCTTATGCCCTACACCGCGCTACAACTGGAAGGCCGCGATATCTATATACGTGAGGGCTGCAGCAACTGTCACTCACAAATGATACGCCCTATGCGCGCAGAAACTGAGCGCTACGGCCACTATTCCGTAGCCGGTGAATCGGTATACGACCACCCCTTCCTATGGGGCTCTAAGCGCACCGGGCCAGATTTGGCGCGCGTAGGCGGCCGTTACAGTGATGATTGGCACCGTGCTCACTTAATGAATCCTAGAGATGTCGTGCCCGAGTCGAATATGCCTGCCTTCCCTTGGTTGTTTGAAAACAGCTTAACTGGCGAGCATACAGCCGCTAAAATGCGCGCCCTGCGTATAGTCGGTGTGCCTTACACTGACCAAGATATTGCTGGCGCTAAAGAAGCAGTAGCAGGCAGGGTGGAAATTGAAGCCCTGATTGCCTACTTACAAAACCTCGGCCTATTGCTTAAGCATAAACGCTAAGCGGGGAGACTGGCATGGACATTAATACATTTCGCGGTTTAGCCACAGTGTTTGCCTTTATCGCATTCATTAGCATATGCCTATGGGCTTACAGCAAGCAGCGTAAAAAAGACTTTGATGACGCCGCCAATTTACCCTTTGCCGATGACAAACCCTCATCAGACGGAGAATCTCAATGAGTCCTTTCTGGAGTGCATGGATAATAATCCTAACCACTATCTTTTTAATGGGTATCAGCTGGATACTACTGGCTAACCGTAAAACGCAAGACCGTGGCCCCGATGCCACTACCGGCCACGAGTACGACGGTATCGTTGAATACGACAACCCCATGCCCCTATGGTGGATACAAGCGTTTGTCCTCACTATTATTTTTGGCATAGGTTACCTCATTGCCTACCCCGGCATGGGTAACTGGCCCGGCGTATTGGGATGGACCTCTGTCGGCCAATGGCAGGAAGAAGTAGACCAAGCGGCAGAGCGCTACGACGACGTGTTTGCCGACTACTCAGCCACCCCTATTCCCGAGCTAGCGCAAGACCCTAAAGCCATGCGCATGGCGCAACGTATGTTTGCTAACAACTGTGCCGTTTGTCACGGTGCCGATGCAGGCGGCGGCTACGGCTTCCCTAACTTAACCGACACCGATTGGTTATACGGCGGCAGCCCTGAGCAAATCAAAACCACCATTACCCACGGCCGTAACGCCGCGATGCCTCAGTGGGGCAACGTCGTCGGCGATCAGGGTGTGCGTGAGATTAGCGCCTATGTATACAGTTTAAACGGCCGTGAGGCCGATGCAGGCTTAGCAGCCGAAGGTGGCAAAAAGTTTCAAATGTTTTGCTCTAGCTGCCACGGTAAAGATGCCAAGGGTAACTACGCTTTTGGTGCGCCTAACCTAAGTGACAGCGTCTGGTTATATGGCGGCTCTATGGGCCAAATTCAGCACACCTTACAAAACGGTCGCTCGGGCCACATGCCTGCGCACCAAGAGCTACTGAGTGCCGATAAAATCCATATGCTAAGTAGCTACGTGTGGAGCTTATCTAATCAGTAAGCAACAACACTTTAACAACATTTTTTAATTATTAGTTTGTTCAACGTTTGAGGTAATCATGACTAAGCAGCGCGATCCTGTTGAAGAGTTTCACCCCGCCGGGGTCGCCGAGTTAGACCTTTACCAAAAACGTGAAAAAATCTACACCCGAAAAATTGAAGGTTTCTACCAGAAGATTCGAGTGTACACGGGTTGGCCATTACTACTGCTCTATTTTATAGTGCCGTGGCTAACATGGAATGGTCACCCCGCTGTTTTATTCGACCTACCCGCCAGACAATTCCACGTCTTTTTTTGGACTTTCTGGCCACAAGATTTTTATTTATTGGCCGGCATTTTAATTATTGCCGCCTTTGCCTTGTTTACTGTCACCGCTTGGGTGGGACGTGTTTGGTGTGGCTACACCTGCCCGCAAACCGTTTGGACCGCTATTTTTATGTGGGCCGAACAAAAGTTTGAAGGCAGCCGCAACCAGCGTATCAAGCTAGACAACAAACCCATGCACTGGCAGAAGTTTTTCCGCAAACTGGCCAAGCACACGGTTTGGGTCAGCGTTTCTCTCGCTACCGGCGTCACCTTTGTTGGCTATTTCACCCCTATTTACGATTTAGTTTTTCTCTTAGATTACGGCCTATGGGGCTCGATGTGGATTACCTTTTTCACCTGCGCCACTTACATTAATGCCGGCTATATGCGCGAACAAGTGTGCATTTATATGTGCCCCTATGCGCGCTTTCAATCAGTAATGTTCGACAAAGACACGCTATTAGTATCCTACGATACCAAGCGTGGTGAACCCAGAGGCTCGCGTAAAAAAGACACTAACCTAGAACAAGAAAACTTAGGCGCCTGTGTCGATTGTAATATCTGCGTACAAGTTTGCCCCACCGGCATAGATATACGCGACGGCCTACAGGTGGAGTGTATTAACTGCGCCCTGTGTATAGACGGCTGTAATAGCGTGATGGATCAAATGGGTTATGAGCGTGGCCTGATACGCTACACCACCGAGCACGAATTAGAAGGCTATAAAGGCAACCGCTACCATCCGCGTTTTATCGCCTATGGCGTGGTCCTGCTGATTATGCTCACTGCCTTTGGCTACAGCCTGCTTACCCGCATCCCGCTGGAAGCTGACGTGGTGCGTGAACGCGGCAAGCTCTACCAACGCACCCCCACAGGCCATATAGAAAACATGTATGTGCTAAAAATCATGAATAAAGATCAACAGCCCCATACCTATAGTATTTCCTTTAGCGGCTTGGATCAGGCTGAACTTAAAGGTGATACTGAAAAAACCTTAGGCGCCGGTGAAATCCTCGAGTTACCAGTGCGTCTTAATATCGCCCCAGAGCAGCTACAGCGCTTAAACAGTACAATTTATTATCATATAAGGTCACTGGACGACCCCGACATTCACATGAGCATAGAAAGCCGCTTTATAGGCCCAGGAACTCCTTAATGAATAACAGTGATAACGGCAAGCAGCCAGCGCCTTGGTACCGACAGTTTTGGTTATGGTTTCTTGTTTTTTTCCCCGCGTTAGCGGTAGTGGCGGGCACCATCACCATTATTATTGCGGTAAAAAATGAAGACAGCCTAGTACGCGACGATTACTACAAAGCGGGGCTAGCCATTAACAGCGTCCTCGCCCATGATAAGTTTGCCAGCCAACATAATGTGCAAGGGGCGCTGCTCATAGACCCTCTCACCGGCGGCCTACAGCTGGAACTGCAAGGTGATTTAGAGACGCTACCTAACAGCCTACAACTAGACTTTATCCACCCCGCCGCGCAGCCGCTAGATTTTAGCGTGAGCCTACTCAAACGCCGTGACAACCTCTACTTGGGGCAGCTAGATCATAGCCTTAACAATCGCTGGTATTTACAACTCAGTGATAAACAGGCCGACACAGATAAAACCTGGCGTTTAAGCGCAGAACTTAACTTTGCCACCGATCATGGCGAGCGCATTAGCCTTAGTTTTGCCCCCTCGCTGTAAACCATGCCCACCTCCTCACCCGCTCACAGCACTGCCTGCTACCACTGCCAGTTACCTATCATGGCCGGTGATCGCTTTGCCTGTGAGTTAGACGGGGCCAGCCAAGGTTTTTGCTGCCCAGCGTGCATGGCCGTAGCTCAAACCATACACGCTGGTGGCATGGGCGCGTTCTACCGTTACCAACAAGCCGCCGAACAACGGCCACCACAAGCGCTGCTAGACGAAAAGTTTGCCGTTTTTGACCAAGCCGATTTTCAACAGCGTTTTGTTAAAACACAAGGCCAGCAGCGTGAAACCGAATTACTAATAGGCGGCATGCACTGCGCCGCCTGCGTGTGGCTGCTAGAAAAACAACTGGCACAACTCCGCGGCATGGTTAGCGTTTCGGTAAGCCTAGTGGCACAAAAGGCTATTATTGTTTGGCGCGATGAATTAACCCTAAGCGAAATTTGCCAGAGCATAGCGGCCATAGGCTACGAGCCCGAACCCTATCACCACGACCAATTGGTAGAATTGCAACAACGCGAACAACGCACCGCCCTACGCCGCCTTGGCGTAGCCGGCATAGGCATGATGCAGGTGGGCATGTTTGCCATCGCCCTCTACGCTGGCGACATGCAAGACATCAACATTGATAACCGCAATTTTATGCGGGTAATTAGTTTATTAGTGGCTACCGTGGTGGTGTTTTATTCTGCCCGCAGTTTTTTTATAGGCGCTTGGCAGGGACTTAAAAAAACCAAACCCGTTATGGATCTTCCTGTAGCCATCGCCATAGGCTTGGCTTACGGTGCCAGCATACGCGCCACCTTTAGCGGCAGCGGTGAAGTGTATTTTGACTCCGTCACCATGTTTACTTTTTTACTGCTAGCCGGCCGTTATGTAGAGATGCGCGCCCGCCATTATCACGGCCGCCTCAGCAGCCATTTGCAAAGTCTACTGCCCAGCACCGCCACCCGCATAAGCACCGTCAACGGCGAAAAAAACCTAACAGCCGTGCCCCTGTTTAACATACAGCAGGATGATGTCTTACTGATTAAGCCCGGCCACACCATACCCGCCGACGGTATTATTATTGAAGGCCAAAGCAGTATTAACGAAGCTCAGCTTACCGGTGAATTTACCCCGCTAAACAAAGGCCCAGGCGACGCTTTAATTGCCGGCACTATCAATGTCAGCAACCCCCTTAGCATGCGCGTCACCGCCACCGGTGCCAAATTACAATTAGAATCTATCGCCCAACTCATTAACCAGGGCCAACACAGCAAGCCCAAGCTGGCGATGCTAGCCGACAGGCTATCCCTGTATTTTATTAGCGCCGTACTATTCATCGCTGCGGCCACGTATTTTGTGTGGCTGAACATTGATGCCCAGCAGGCCTTTTGGATAAGCCTATCGGTATTAGTAGTGAGCTGCCCCTGCGCCTTATCACTGGCCACCCCCGCCGCGATTACCGCCGCCAGCCATCGCCTGCGCCAAGAAGGCGTGTTTGTCGCCAAGGCGCAGCTATGGGAAAGCCTGCCCGCCATACGGCACATCGTATTTGATAAAACCGGCACCCTCACTCAAGGCAAACTCAGCATAGAACAAACCCACTGCTGCACCGGCTACCAACGCGAACAGGTATTGCGCATCGCCGCACAATTAGAAAACTGCTCCGAGCACCCCATCGCCGCCGCCTTCAGCGCTTACAGCCACAGCCAAGCGCAACAAGTCCGCAGTACCCCTTACCAAGGTTTAGAAGGTGAGGTGGATGGCCAGCGCTATCGCATAGGCAAGGCCAGTTTTGGCGGGGAATTTTACGGCCAAACTGACGCCAGCCCACCGCAGCAGGCTGACGGCCAGTGGATACTGCTGAGCAACTCGCAAGGGCCCTGTGCCTGGTTTCAACTTGCAGATCCGCTGCGCAGCGACACCGCCAGCACCGTGCAACAACTCAAACAACAAGGCTTCACCCTGCATTTATTAAGCGGTGATAGTTCCGGCAGCGCCCAGCGGCTTAGCCAACAACTGGCGATGGACCATTGCATAGCCTCCGCCAGCCCCGCCGACAAATTACACTATATACAAGGCCTACAAAGCGAAGGGCCGGTGATGATGCTGGGGGACGGCATTAACGATATACCGGTACTGGCTGCTGCCGATGTTTCCGTGGCTATGGCCAACGCCCCCGACGTTGCCAAGACGCAAGCCGACTGTATTTTATTATCGGGGCACTTAAGCGGCGTACTCACCTTATACAGCATGGCGAAACGCACCCAACAGATTATTCGGCAAAATCTCAGCTGGGCCTTGCTGTACAATATCAGCATTATTCCCTTGGCGGCCTGTGGTTTAATACCGCCCTATTTAGCCGCCGTGGGTATGTCGTTAAGCTCCTTATTGGTATTGCTTAACGCCCTGCGACTACAAGGCCATCGCCTACCGGTTTAACTTTATGGATATTATTTACTTACTTATACCTATTGCCTTAATTTTTACCGCCATCGCGGTAAAACTGTTTTTTTGGGCGGTAGACAGCAAACAATTTGATGACCTAGATTCTGCCGGCCAGCAAATTTTGTTTGATGACCAGCCTAAAAAAAGCGACAGCAGCAAAACCGAAAACGATAACCATGACTGAGCTAACACTAACTATCAACACACTGTTTGCCGATCATCTATTTATAGGTTTGCTAAGCTCAGCATTTTTACTGGGCATTATGGGCAGCAGCCACTGCCTAGGCATGTGCGGCGGTATTAGTGCTGCCTTGGGCTTCCAACCCGGCCAAGGCTATGGCCGCATACTGGCCTATAACGTCGGCCGTATTAGCACCTACACCTTAATAGGTTTAATCGCTGGTATGGTGGGCGGCAGTATCACCCTAGCCCTACCACTATTGGGCCCGGTGTTAAGAACCTTAGCCGGATTATTATTAATCGCCATGGGTTTGTATATTGCGGGCTGGTGGATGGGGCTAACGCAACTGGAAAAAATCGGTGGCGGGCTGTGGCGCAAAGTGCAGCCCCTCACTCAAAAACTGCTGCCGATACACAGCAGCGGCCAAGCTTTACAGCTGGGTTTGCTATGGGGCTTATTACCCTGCGGGTTAATTTATTCAACCTTAAGCTGGGCGTTAGCCACAGCTAACGGCCTACAATCAGCGCTGTTAATGCTGGCCTTTGGCTTAGGCACCTTACCCTCTATGCTTATCAGCGGCTTGGCCGGTAAAAAAGTGTTGAGTTTTTTGCGACAACAAAAAATGCGCGCCATTGCCGCAGTGCTAATGATAGCTCTAGGTATTATTACCGCTGTAACACCTTGGCAACACGCGGGCCATCACCAACACGGCGGCCAGCAAGCAACGCCAACAACTATGGAACACGACCACAGTCATCATTAGCCGGTTTTTACAGGCACAAAATTACAGACACAAAAAAACCGGCCGCAGCCGGTTTTTTTAAGCACTTACTTTAGAATGCATACGATAAGCTGACGATTGTTTCAGTATCGGCATGCTTAGTTTCTATAGGCACCACGTCGGTATACTTCACTTTATAACTAAGTTTTAATGCCAAAGAGCTGTTAATTTTCACTTTCAACGCCGTTTCAGATTGGCTAATTGTATTCTCTTCACCAATTTCAGAAGACAACGATTGTAGAAAGTTAGCGTTATCGCTAATAGTCCAAGTATACAAAGTCGCGATACGAATTATGGCTTCATCCTGATCCTCTTCTAGTATCATCTCCGCAGGGTTAGCTTCTATTTTGCTAACCCTATAACCCACACCAGCCTCAAGATCCCAAACCATATTTTCGGCGCTAAGTAAATTGC from Dasania marina DSM 21967 harbors:
- the hemN gene encoding oxygen-independent coproporphyrinogen III oxidase → MSDQAHLTIVSDKNAGTHAQVLSSKYDVAGPRYTSYPTAPHFSVDFGCNEYRQELIKQRGSSIAPLSLYVHIPFCKNICYYCACNKIVTRDSTVSRRYLNYLNKEIAMQAELAGQARPVTQLHFGGGTPTFLNDAELTELMHHLGQHFKLSDSPDREYSIEIDPRTVNKDRLALLKGLGFNRLSFGVQDFDPEVQTAINRCQSFNMLLSLTNAARLYQFKSVSYDLIYGLPKQNLQSLTNTLEQVLELAPDRITFYNYAHLPARFSSQRAIDRHTLPSTGQRLEMLALIADVLTTAGYVYIGMDHFVKPNDELAIAQQEGRLQRNFQGYSTCLAPDLIGLGVSSISSLRHSYAQNEKDLERYYEQLDNNRLAISRGLRLSHDDEVRRHIISELICNLNLDIKQVEQHFQLCFFEYFANILETLKTYQKDGLILMESDKIRVTLEGRSMLRNICMTFDRYLSSDAQPRYSNTL
- the fnr gene encoding fumarate/nitrate reduction transcriptional regulator Fnr; the protein is MAEKSALAGNLLSSSDKSCPHNHQVSCNDCRLGSICLPLAMKDDDIVKLEEIVQRGRPLQKNDHIYRAHDKFHSVYAVRSGTVKTYRVTNDGQEQITGFYFPGEIMGMDGIGSGKYANSARALETAAICEIPFDRLEALSTEVPNMQRHFFQLMSQEITSDQQLITLLSKNSAEERIAALLISISARMVRRKLSGTQFRLPMSRTDIGNYLGLTIETVSRVFSRFKKQNLVDVDGKEITLKDLEALREIADM
- the ccoN gene encoding cytochrome-c oxidase, cbb3-type subunit I, whose translation is MNNQLEHPVYNYKVVRQFTIMTVAWGVIGMAIGVLIAAQLAWPALNFETPWLTFSRLRPLHTNTVIFAFGGSALFATSLFVVQRTCQARLLSDKLASFVFWGWQLVIVSAFISLPLGYTTSKEYAELEWPIDILLAIVWIAYAVLFFGTITKRKTSHIYVANWFYGAFIITVAVLHIVNSAAIPVSMMKSYSVYAGAADAMVQWWYGHNAVGFFLTAGFLGIMYYFVPKQAGRPVYSYRLSIVHFWALISLYIWAGPHHLHYTALPDWAQSLGMVMSLILLAPSWGGMINGMMTLSGAWHKLRTDPILRFLVVSLSFYGMSTFEGPMMAIKTVNSLSHYTDWTIGHVHAGALGWVAMVTIGAIYHLVPVMFNKDAMYSTPLINVHFWLATIGTVLYISSMWVNGILQGLMWRAYNADGTLTYSFVDSVEASFPGYVVRLIGGITFFAGMLFMAYNVWQTTRNTEAAANNPATAAA
- the ccoO gene encoding cytochrome-c oxidase, cbb3-type subunit II is translated as MNHDFVEKNIGVMSVLVIVAISFGALVEIVPLFFIKQTTEPIAGLMPYTALQLEGRDIYIREGCSNCHSQMIRPMRAETERYGHYSVAGESVYDHPFLWGSKRTGPDLARVGGRYSDDWHRAHLMNPRDVVPESNMPAFPWLFENSLTGEHTAAKMRALRIVGVPYTDQDIAGAKEAVAGRVEIEALIAYLQNLGLLLKHKR
- a CDS encoding CcoQ/FixQ family Cbb3-type cytochrome c oxidase assembly chaperone, whose product is MDINTFRGLATVFAFIAFISICLWAYSKQRKKDFDDAANLPFADDKPSSDGESQ
- the ccoP gene encoding cytochrome-c oxidase, cbb3-type subunit III — its product is MSPFWSAWIIILTTIFLMGISWILLANRKTQDRGPDATTGHEYDGIVEYDNPMPLWWIQAFVLTIIFGIGYLIAYPGMGNWPGVLGWTSVGQWQEEVDQAAERYDDVFADYSATPIPELAQDPKAMRMAQRMFANNCAVCHGADAGGGYGFPNLTDTDWLYGGSPEQIKTTITHGRNAAMPQWGNVVGDQGVREISAYVYSLNGREADAGLAAEGGKKFQMFCSSCHGKDAKGNYAFGAPNLSDSVWLYGGSMGQIQHTLQNGRSGHMPAHQELLSADKIHMLSSYVWSLSNQ
- the ccoG gene encoding cytochrome c oxidase accessory protein CcoG codes for the protein MTKQRDPVEEFHPAGVAELDLYQKREKIYTRKIEGFYQKIRVYTGWPLLLLYFIVPWLTWNGHPAVLFDLPARQFHVFFWTFWPQDFYLLAGILIIAAFALFTVTAWVGRVWCGYTCPQTVWTAIFMWAEQKFEGSRNQRIKLDNKPMHWQKFFRKLAKHTVWVSVSLATGVTFVGYFTPIYDLVFLLDYGLWGSMWITFFTCATYINAGYMREQVCIYMCPYARFQSVMFDKDTLLVSYDTKRGEPRGSRKKDTNLEQENLGACVDCNICVQVCPTGIDIRDGLQVECINCALCIDGCNSVMDQMGYERGLIRYTTEHELEGYKGNRYHPRFIAYGVVLLIMLTAFGYSLLTRIPLEADVVRERGKLYQRTPTGHIENMYVLKIMNKDQQPHTYSISFSGLDQAELKGDTEKTLGAGEILELPVRLNIAPEQLQRLNSTIYYHIRSLDDPDIHMSIESRFIGPGTP
- a CDS encoding FixH family protein, which produces MNNSDNGKQPAPWYRQFWLWFLVFFPALAVVAGTITIIIAVKNEDSLVRDDYYKAGLAINSVLAHDKFASQHNVQGALLIDPLTGGLQLELQGDLETLPNSLQLDFIHPAAQPLDFSVSLLKRRDNLYLGQLDHSLNNRWYLQLSDKQADTDKTWRLSAELNFATDHGERISLSFAPSL
- a CDS encoding heavy metal translocating P-type ATPase; the protein is MPTSSPAHSTACYHCQLPIMAGDRFACELDGASQGFCCPACMAVAQTIHAGGMGAFYRYQQAAEQRPPQALLDEKFAVFDQADFQQRFVKTQGQQRETELLIGGMHCAACVWLLEKQLAQLRGMVSVSVSLVAQKAIIVWRDELTLSEICQSIAAIGYEPEPYHHDQLVELQQREQRTALRRLGVAGIGMMQVGMFAIALYAGDMQDINIDNRNFMRVISLLVATVVVFYSARSFFIGAWQGLKKTKPVMDLPVAIAIGLAYGASIRATFSGSGEVYFDSVTMFTFLLLAGRYVEMRARHYHGRLSSHLQSLLPSTATRISTVNGEKNLTAVPLFNIQQDDVLLIKPGHTIPADGIIIEGQSSINEAQLTGEFTPLNKGPGDALIAGTINVSNPLSMRVTATGAKLQLESIAQLINQGQHSKPKLAMLADRLSLYFISAVLFIAAATYFVWLNIDAQQAFWISLSVLVVSCPCALSLATPAAITAASHRLRQEGVFVAKAQLWESLPAIRHIVFDKTGTLTQGKLSIEQTHCCTGYQREQVLRIAAQLENCSEHPIAAAFSAYSHSQAQQVRSTPYQGLEGEVDGQRYRIGKASFGGEFYGQTDASPPQQADGQWILLSNSQGPCAWFQLADPLRSDTASTVQQLKQQGFTLHLLSGDSSGSAQRLSQQLAMDHCIASASPADKLHYIQGLQSEGPVMMLGDGINDIPVLAAADVSVAMANAPDVAKTQADCILLSGHLSGVLTLYSMAKRTQQIIRQNLSWALLYNISIIPLAACGLIPPYLAAVGMSLSSLLVLLNALRLQGHRLPV
- the ccoS gene encoding cbb3-type cytochrome oxidase assembly protein CcoS produces the protein MDIIYLLIPIALIFTAIAVKLFFWAVDSKQFDDLDSAGQQILFDDQPKKSDSSKTENDNHD
- a CDS encoding sulfite exporter TauE/SafE family protein, whose amino-acid sequence is MTELTLTINTLFADHLFIGLLSSAFLLGIMGSSHCLGMCGGISAALGFQPGQGYGRILAYNVGRISTYTLIGLIAGMVGGSITLALPLLGPVLRTLAGLLLIAMGLYIAGWWMGLTQLEKIGGGLWRKVQPLTQKLLPIHSSGQALQLGLLWGLLPCGLIYSTLSWALATANGLQSALLMLAFGLGTLPSMLISGLAGKKVLSFLRQQKMRAIAAVLMIALGIITAVTPWQHAGHHQHGGQQATPTTMEHDHSHH